The proteins below are encoded in one region of Garra rufa chromosome 12, GarRuf1.0, whole genome shotgun sequence:
- the chrna1 gene encoding acetylcholine receptor subunit alpha yields the protein MKNFILILPILPFLFGPALCSEDETKLVKILFTGYNKVVRPVSHFKDPVVVTVGLQLIQLISVDEVNQIVTSNVRLKQQWKDVNLRWNPDDYGGIRKIRIPSTDIWKPDLVLYNNADGDFAIVHETKVLLEHTGMITWTPPAIFKSYCEIVVLHFPFDLQNCSMKLGTWTYDGNLVIINPDNDRPDLSNFMESGEWVMKDYRNWKHWVYYACCPDTPYLDITYHFLLLRLPLYFIVNVIIPCMLFSFLTGLVFYLPTDSGEKMTLSISVLLSLTVFLLVIVELIPSTSSAVPLIGKYMLFTMIFVIASIIITVIVINTHHRSPSTHTMPAWVRKIFIDTIPNLMFFSTMKRPSQERQEKRLFPADFDISDISGKPMPASVTYQSPITKNPDVRSAIEGVKYIADTMKSDEESNNAAEEWKFVAMVLDHILLCVFMAVCIIGTLGVFAGRLIELSML from the exons GACCAGCACTGTGCTCAGAAGATGAGACGAAATTAGTTAAAATTCTGTTTACCGGATATAACAAGGTTGTTCGTCCTGTCAGCCATTTTAAGGATCCGGTAGTGGTTACTGTGGGACTACAGCTCATTCAGCTTATCAGTGTG GATGAAGTTAATCAGATTGTCACCAGCAATGTGCGGCTAAAGCAG CAATGGAAGGATGTGAATCTGAGGTGGAATCCTGATGACTACGGTGGCATCAGGAAGATCAGAATTCCCTCCACTGACATCTGGAAACCTGATTTAGTGCTTTATAACAA TGCTGATGGTGACTTTGCCATCGTCCATGAGACAAAGGTCTTATTGGAGCACACTGGTATGATAACATGGACTCCTCCAGCAATCTTTAAGAGCTACTGTGAGATTGTCGTCCTTCACTTTCCCTTCGACCTGCAAAACTGCAGCATGAAACTTGGAACGTGGACATACGATGGCAACCTTGTCATTATCAACCCA GACAACGACAGACCGGACCTCAGTAATTTCATGGAGAGCGGGGAATGGGTGATGAAGGATTACAGGAACTGGAAACACTGGGTGTATTACGCTTGCTGTCCAGATACGCCCTACCTTGATATCACTTATCACTTCCTGTTGCTCCGCCTGCCACTTTATTTCATTGTGAACGTCATCATCCCCTGCATGCTGTTCTCCTTCCTCACTGGGCTTGTGTTCTACCTGCCTACAGACTCTG GTGAGAAGATGACCCTCAGCATTTCTGTCCTGCTCTCTCTGACTGTGTTCTTGCTGGTCATTGTTGAGTTGATCCCCTCCACCTCCAGTGCTGTTCCACTCATTGGCAAATACATGCTCTTCACCATGATTTTTGTCATTGCTTCCATCATCATCACTGTGATTGTCATCAACACACACCACCGTTCCCCCAGCACACACACTATGCCTGCTTGGGTCCGCAAG ATCTTCATAGATACCATTCCAAACCTGATGTTTTTCTCCACTATGAAACGACCATCCCAGGAACGACAGGAAAAGCGTCTATTTCCTGCCGATTTTGACATCTCTGACATTTCAGGGAAACCTATGCCAGCCTCAGTCACTTACCAATCTCCCATAACAAAAAATCCTGACGTACGCAGTGCCATCGAAGGTGTTAAATACATCGCAGACACAATGAAAAGCGACGAGGAGTCCAACAAT GCCGCAGAGGAATGGAAATTTGTTGCCATGGTCCTGGATCACATACTTCTATGTGTGTTTATGGCGGTGTGTATTATTGGCACATTAGGAGTGTTTGCCGGACGCCTGATCGAGCTCAGCATGCTGTGA